The window TCACTTGAAAACATTTAAAATACAAGGCCAGTCCAATCATTCAGAGATTCAGCCTTTAATTGATGCTCTAAATCTCTAATACATAAAGTAAGGTTACATTTGTAAAACAATCCATTATGCTTACTTTTCAATAAtatattaactaactaactaaaaagagagtaaaacaacaacaacaacaattattattattattattattattattattattattattattattattattattttagtaataacaataattatcctatttttgattTACGTTTTGGGCTCAATTATATAAATCAAGATATCTTTTCATGGTTAAAAAAGCATATATAGCATATTTGTACCGAAAGTCAAAACTACTGGCCTCTCGGCCTTCTGCACCATGAatacaattttattatttatttatattcactTACAATAAAAGAGATGAAATTTATCCAAACGAAACTAAAGAAATTTTCTTCACTCTTTGGTGTACTATcctaattgtaatataatatataaattaataaactaaaagtttaaacattaaaaatatatcaCTGTCATTTATAGATCAGGTTTCGATCATATTTCATTAGTACAAGAAGTTGCCTTAAACCAGATTTTCACCAACATAAGGTACAAACAGAGATCCTAATGAGAACTCATACCAACATGAGATGTGTTCCCAATACCATCAATACCATTGAATACTAATTTCCCTCTAACTAGCAAGCATCAGCAAAGTTTCTTAAATTACTCTATAAATAGTGGCAcccaatattaattttaataatttgaacccgaacccccccccccccttttttttctctttctctctcagttatgaattctctaaataaTGGCTCAAACAACCAGTGGCAATTTGCAAGAAACAACACACTAGGAAAAGACATTTTCCTTCTCAAAGTGGGTTTCATTCAAAAGAGGAACAAACCATTCAACTAAGATTAATGTCATTATAAAACTCCAAAGATTTTCAAGTTATAGTGAGCATACAAACCTGTTTTCCATCTTGTGGATAAGGGAGTGATTGCTCTATGTATGCAGTGGTTCCTAATGAAATCAAGATTCAATTTGCAAATAGCCAATTATAAACATTGTGAACCTTCAAAGAAATACGAAAAAGCAAGATAATGATTCCAAAACTATAGTAATAAACTGAGGAATTGTTACCAACAATCTATAACTAAAGGCACATCATCTATGATAGAAATTATAAGCAATATCAGACCAACATTTTGAGAATACTGATAGGAGAAGCACACAAAATATCAAAACATTTTATAACACAATCAATATTTCATTTTTTTGTAATTCAACAAGTACACATTAAGATTATTCCCGGTAGCAAGGGAGCCGAGAAAATGAAAGGGGCACCCTATGAACAAAGGATCctcaaaatatcaaaattttgacTTCTTACATTAACAGCAGCTTCGGATTTATAGTAACAAGATCTCTTAATGATTCTGTACAGTATCCACTGCTTCCCAAATGTATTCATGAACTTAATGTACTTAACTAACAGCCAATCCATCCAAAGTTTCCATCAACTCTACATTTTTGTATTGcagaaaatttagaaaaaaaaaactaaacattAACGTACAAGTTTACTAAGATGCTTACAATAAATCAAATCACATCAGCTAGAATTGTCAACATATTATGCTTGCAAACCATGtgatagaatagaaaaaaaaaagggaaaggaaaaaaaagaaaagataaggaaGTCAAGATTTAAAACTTCAGGCTAAAACCACCAATAACAAGAGAAAATAGACAATTGGACTGAAGCCTATGACGATTCAATTGTATCTAACTATCTATTATTGGGGAAAACATTGATGGTTCAACTCACCATCAAAGCTAAGAATGAATAAGTGACAGTCAAGATAATGGAGCTTACATGTATCCAGCCTAAAGGAAAGAGTGATAAGCTGTCCTaaacttcaaatattttttcttcATTCAATGTTGAACactgaacaagaaattaaattagacaTACATTTCTCaactaaaagtaattaaaatgacaacaaacaatttaaaaaaatcattaatgaaTCATGAGAGAATTACAGCATGTTAATCAAATCTAAGTGCAATGATATGTTAATCAAATCTAATAAGTAAGATCATAGTGAAACAGGACATGATCAGTCCCAATTATTAAGTTCAAATTTCCAACATGACTACTGCTGTACCGCATGTATAAAATATAAGTACTAGCCTTCAATAGAGCAACTCAGATTGCTAGCAAGAACAGATGACTCGAACTCATTTACAGAGCAAGGGCATATTTTGATTTCTAGAATTTATCCaaaagatataaataaataaaaaaataaatgttcaGTTAATGCAAAAAATATTGAACAGAGCAAGGGCAGCAGAGCTAAACAACTACAGAGATTACTCATTTATAACTACCTAGGTGAGCAGATCGTGTGGCCAAACCCAGTGGTGTTTCCTTCTGCAAACACAAAGCAGCTAACATTTAGTTTATTAAAATAGAAAGAAGCAAATTTAGGATGACTGCAATCATGTTGATGAATTATTAGAagtttaaaaacaaatttaaatcaaaactaccTGCTGTTAGTGTATTAAACAGTTTAGGCATTTGGCATTTGGCAATCACTGCTGCGTCAGGAGCATTCTTAAAGCAATAAAATTACAATAATGATGTTAATAGTACTTGATTTAGCATTCATggaaattaaatctaaaatatgGCACCACAAAGCTTCACATGGTAACTAACTAATAAGATATATACTATTTATTGTTTTCAACAATTTTAATGGGCTAATTGTTACATATTTCTTGAGAACACTTAAGAAATTAAACGTAATATTATAGATGAAATATCAATAATCATTCCTCTCTTTTTACAAAATCTTGAAAACAAGAGATACTATTTTGTTAAAAATCAAAGAAACCATGTTCAAGTAAATTTGATCTGTTGCACTTATTTAAGCCTAAACCTGTTTTAGATTCCAACTGTGAACCTTTCAGCAGATTTAGTCTTCAATAAAACAATTGAACGAGCTCATCAATTTAAACTTTGAAGTAAAATGTCTTGTAACATACAAATTAATTTATGACATCATTAAATCAACTATCAACTAAATCTAAATGTTTTTGCTTATTCTTACAGCATTCTTCTTCCCAGATTATCCTCTATGACATCATTAAATCAAATATAACCTCAAAAGGAAGTGCGAAGTGCGAAGTGCGAAGTGcagaaaaggaaaatcaaaaggaaaaagaGATGTTAAGCGAAGATTCGTGAACATGCAGCATAAAACATTAGAATAACCTCAAAAAAGCTGAGTAGCAATGGCAAGAAAGAGCCGTCGGCGGCGACAACGAGCTCGGCGGCGTGAGGGAGTGTAGTAAACTAGTGGCAATGAGCAACGTCAACGGCAGATCTGAGATCCGAAAGAAGGGAGGGTGAAAGGTTGAGATCTGAGATCTGAGATCAGAGATTTGAGGTGAATGTAGCCTAGAACAAGGGATGGTGAAAGGTTGAAGAGGAAGCGGCGGTGGAGGTTGAAGAGGAAGCGACGGTGGAAGTTGAAGAGGTAGCTACGGAGAGAGACGAAGGAGATCAGGGATAGAAGGGAAATTGTAAAGCGAGCCCTCATCTGTTTCAAGCTAGGGTTActgtaaatttttatattatatacgtGTGAAAATGGCGGTTCAAAACCGCCATAATCACTTGAACCGCCACCAAACTCAAAGTTCATTATGGCAGCAACTAAAAATGCCATAATAATCGGTTATTAAGGCGGTTTTTTAAAACCGCCGTAATATTAATGccattttaaactcttttttttgtagtgtaaggGGAGTAATACAGGTTATACTCTTTTCTTTAACCATGGCTTTTATCCCACTGGATTTTTCCTGGTAACGTTTTTAACGAGGCAGTTACCTAACGTATTACACTAAGAATATCCAAGGGAAGTGTTATAATATATCTATTATGGATGTCCTATATTGTAActgtattttaaatttcaatagaTAGAATCAGTTAACTTAGCTGAGTCAGCTAGAAATTAGACTCTTAGTTATAAATAATCCCTTTTTGATATTCTATGTACAACATAATCATTAATAAAATCGTCTACTATTCTCCctattctctttcttctcttttttcgtCTCAAATTCTAATCCTTATTTTCATAACAATTTGACCATTTTTAAAtttgaagaaattaattttactcaatattttttttgttgaggCTTATCTTGGATAATCAACAATAGAGTTGACAAAAGGTGGAATTGGCATCATATTTTATGagaaaaaatcccaaaaaaaaaaaaatttcaccgtaaaaattaaataacaaaaaatattacttaatttttgtaatacttttttaagtgttattaaaattatatagtcATTATAAGTATTATAGTTTATAATCATAGATAATTAAACACCATTGCATGCATCCAATttcaaagcttaaaaataaagttttagaGAATTAAAAAATGTCTAAACATGTTCACAACTAGAAAATAGATTAATACatacagatttacagacagatttagtctttattacaggcagatttttggttaccgacgaaattaccgacggattttgttcctctgtaaaagcctcgtcggaaattatttaccaacagatttttttccgtcggaaaattaccgacggatttttaccagttaccgacgaatttttcctctataaattctccatccatttccctGAAATGTCAAaatttccgacggatttttcgtctgtaattacagacgaattttctgacagattttctgtcggtaattacagacggattttccgtctgtaaatacagacagattttctgacagatttttcgtctgtaatttgaaACTTGAAAAATCATCCCACACTCtgaatacagacagaaaatccgtctgtaaattcgTCGGtaaggtaaaataatttttttttaaaattttttattgcaaaataaatattttagatttgttttttaaatttactcCATCAAACACACtataaattgaaaaaagaaagccaaaaatcacatagataaatataatattcattacatgatacctataaaattggatgttatttttcaaCACCATTATCCAATATCTCACTGTCTCAATAAAAAGATActccaaaatttcttttaaactaCAACAGAGAAAGGCATGACTTCAgcctaaattttaaaactatttcctcatgctctctttaaagtttaaactctCCAATCTAATCTGAGTTACATGATTCTTCACTCCATGGTAGACTCTTGTGTGGCTGAAACTTGAAAGTATTTGTTCATCTACTTCTTCTTTGATTTGTTTGCATTGGACTGAGCATATGCAGTTTTCTAGTGTCAAAAAATAGGACATGGACAGATTTTAGAAGTCTAGCGATGTTTTATAGGATTAAGAAAAAATGAAGGAAGATAACAAAAACACAACTTTAAAACAGAactgcaagagagagagagagagagagatagagagagagagagagagagagagagagagagagaaagagagagatgcttGCATAACTATATTTAAAAAAGTCAGCACAATCCAGTAAGATGTACAATTTAAAAACTTCAATCTAATAATAACTATATTTAAAAACAATCACATATTATTTTTGCATAAATAGATAAATTGAAATTAGATACCTGCTGCTTGAAATCATAAGGGTCAGCACCCTTCTCCTTCATGTCAGCAGTTTTTGCAGTTTctctctcaacttccttctcatAAGATACTAATAGAGTAGATACTTGAATGCTGAAATTACTATAGCTCTAAATTTATTTATCTCAACTAAAGCATATCTTGAGAATGCTTTCAGAACTGACTAAATCCTAAAAACGACAATCAGCAGCAAGTAAAACTTTCAAGGCAATATCATTATCAATCGGAGTACCGTAGAACCCATAAGTTGCAGGAGTGTAGAACTTGAGTACAGCAAAGTTGTAGTTGCATatgcatataaatatatgtttacCACCAAACAATAATATCTAAGATTTTCATAAATAACTCAGACACATGTAGAATTAATCTATTATGACAGGATAGTTGTCCATCCCCACCATATATACGTCTGTGTGTGTTAAGAGCATATCTACAGAAGGTACTACCAATACTTTGCTCATGGCAGCTACTCTTAGTGGCAATGGCCtcaaattacttttaatttgggGAACAGCAGATGGTGAAATAGTAGAATTCATGGATGTAGATGATGATATCACTTCTGTGATATATGATTGTGCGCTTGACTTTGAGAATCCAGAACCCTGgacaagagaagaagaaaataggagGTAGGGAATACttcatattaatataaaataatgaaCATTGAAGATATCACAAGAACCAGAATCAGAAATATTTGAACCTTTTTGTTCGTGGTAAATGCTTCTTGAACTGTCTCTGCATCACGCTGTCGCTTTGTCTGAGATGCCTTCATTGTATCAATCACCAATTCAGAAGAAGAGTCCTCCTTGTAGCAAATTTGAATCCTATAAATAATAGCATAGATCCAAAGTTGAACAGCAACAAGCAGCATAGTAAAGTTCAAACCTTCTATAACGAACACTCCAGCCTCCCTCACCATCTAAGGATAAAACTACATCATGGAATGCAACTAATGTTGGACGATGTGATATGGTAATGCATGATGTTCCCATGGCCCGAACTTTAGTACAAAACCGTTCTTCCATGTCAGTTGTGACAGCACTTGTGCATTCATCTAGAATTGCAAATTTAGGCTTATGGTAGAAAAGCCTAGCCATGCTTAATCTTTGTTGCTCACCCAAAGAAAGTTCATCACCCCAGTTTACCTCTTTTTCAGGGGGGTAACGGTCCAAAAGATACTCGAGATCAACCTTGGACAGATGTGCAAGCAATTCAGATGAAtaataaagtaaagaaatataacaATTCAATATAACTAGACAGTAATATGGCATTGAATTATCAGAATAACAGCAACTGTAGCACCAAGGTACTTCAATAAAAAGTCCTGAATCATGCCAAACCACCAATGGTCATGTAGGACACTACTCAAATGCCTAACCAAGGTCTTAAACTTCTGCTGAATATGGGCATCTTCTCTCATCTCTCCACCATAAAATGATATACTTTCCGAGTGAGTCCTCAATCGCGAGTGAAGCTGTCGATAGTCTCCTTCCAGTTGCTGCTCTCTGGACATTAGTTTACTAAATGGAGGAGAGCATTTTCTGATTGTGGTCCCAGCTACAAGTACATAGCCCTGAAGAGGAAACAACATTTATTGAGAATATAAAGAATGATTTCTGCGTAACATTTGTCTGACAGTCTCCAGCCATCAGCAACATATCTAGAAAAAATGTTAACAGTAACTGTCAATGAGACATCTGCATAACAGAAAACTTCAATTATGGTGGTACCAATATCCAGAAGACATATTTTGGACTTGCATATGAACACAGCCGCCAAGTGTATAGCAGTCCATCAGTTAGTGCAGTTAAATCATCCCAAACAATTTCACTTAACTTTGAGCAGAACCGTGGCACATCGCTTGCAATTCTGTGCTCTGGGTTAGTTATCCGACCATCACAATGTGATATTTTGTAGTACACCATATTCTGgaagaaaaacaaataataaatacaaTACTGACAATATAAGCAGAAATTCACAGTTTCATGAAGAAACTATTCTGGTGAATCCATAATCTTTATGCACCATAAGCCCCACAATAAAATTCTGGAAATATTTTGTGATTTCAAATACTGAGAATTGAGAGTAAATAAGGAAGTGAATTTGACTTATAAACAGGTAAGAGATAACAAACTCAAGTAGGATTAACGTAAAAAATAAATGCAGATACTTCCAACGACTGCAGGAACCCCTAAACATATCAGAAGTGTAGTATAAACACCAAATATATACAACTAGTAGTAGTATTATTAGAACAGAGGGCAAGTGATGCAGAGTCTGAGTTACAACTAGTCTACAAATGAAATTACACTACTATTCACTCTGCTTCTGCTCTTGCTCTTATTGGATCCCCCAATGCAAAATATACATCTTATTTTTCTGGGTATGATGCATTTATATCTGGTAATTTAATAGTGTAACACTGTATATGTTCACCAGGAACAAGAACAGGAACAAAAACTGGTCAATGTGGGTAATGTCAAACAGAAAATAATACCAACAATCAACGTCACATGATGAATAAGAAGAGATTGATGTGTGTAAGTGGCATTAGCAAAAAATGAAAGCATAGAACTAAGTACACATTTCCACAGGATCAAAAAGAAGCACAACATCTGATTAATTATCATAATCAACGTTTACACTCAGTGGAAGTCGaatgatataaataaaaatcccaagCATGCATATAGATAAGTTATTTTTGATAATTTGATTTTGATGCATGACAAGCATGCATAAGTTTTTCACATAGGCATCCAATGACGTGTTGCCATATCATTGAAAGTATTTGGCCGTTATAATAATTACTTCAAAATTCATAGAAGCAGGGAATAAGAATAGATGAGCTTATATAACATTTTATATTGACACTTAAATCTATATTTTCTGTTGTTACTTTTCCTCACATgtccaagaaaaaaaataattaaatgcatgTGGCCTCAATTTTTCAAGTAAGCAATCCAAAAGAAATAGTAAAGTGAAATTGATTGAAATTGACTATCAGAAACTGCTTCTCTAGTTAGTTATTAgactctttttaaaattatatttaatataaaaaattatacctTATCTCCATCAGTGAGGGACAATCCTTTCTG is drawn from Arachis hypogaea cultivar Tifrunner chromosome 12, arahy.Tifrunner.gnm2.J5K5, whole genome shotgun sequence and contains these coding sequences:
- the LOC112727148 gene encoding ABC transporter D family member 1-like isoform X2 → MVYYKISHCDGRITNPEHRIASDVPRFCSKLSEIVWDDLTALTDGLLYTWRLCSYASPKYVFWILGYVLVAGTTIRKCSPPFSKLMSREQQLEGDYRQLHSRLRTHSESISFYGGEMREDAHIQQKFKTLVDLEYLLDRYPPEKEVNWGDELSLGEQQRLSMARLFYHKPKFAILDECTSAVTTDMEERFCTKVRAMGTSCITISHRPTLVAFHDVVLSLDGEGGWSVRYRRRTLLLNW
- the LOC112727148 gene encoding ABC transporter D family member 1-like isoform X3, giving the protein MVYYKISHCDGRITNPEHRIASDVPRFCSKLSEIVWDDLTALTDGLLYTWRLCSYASPKYVFWILGYVLVAGTTIRKCSPPFSKLMSREQQLEGDYRQLHSRLRTHSESISFYGGEMREDAHIQQKFKTLVDLEYLLDRYPPEKEVNWGDELSLGEQQRLSMARLFYHKPKFAILDECTSAVTTDMEERFCTKVRAMGTSCITISHRPTLVAFHDVVLSLDGEGGWSVRYRRTLLLNW
- the LOC112727148 gene encoding ABC transporter D family member 1-like isoform X1 — its product is MVYYKISHCDGRITNPEHRIASDVPRFCSKLSEIVWDDLTALTDGLLYTWRLCSYASPKYVFWILGYVLVAGTTIRKCSPPFSKLMSREQQLEGDYRQLHSRLRTHSESISFYGGEMREDAHIQQKFKTLVDLEYLLDRYPPEKEVNWGDELSLGEQQRLSMARLFYHKPKFAILDECTSAVTTDMEERFCTKVRAMGTSCITISHRPTLVAFHDVVLSLDGEGGWSVRYRRFELYYAACCCSTLDLCYYL